In Parasphingorhabdus halotolerans, a single window of DNA contains:
- a CDS encoding GGDEF domain-containing protein, which produces MRAILDNLWRQTFPPVPESISDEFAVLSATRLQIQSRWLSLAMFLTIPMVLYASMPGTSPMIRFGVPIAVGSSCLICFLALIKDRNASGSAELARKFITESAVFSATICVLVSIWCLNSWFNAPPEMKLFYPFTLAMGSLTTIYCLSTVRWAAILNIVIGIIPITALLLLTADRVYMSAAASLTMVTIFLFRMITQQNNQFIKLLLLRREMQDLANTDPLTGLHNRRALSEFLEQEIATNKSEGGFAIALMDLDGFKPVNDQYGHAIGDKLLIEIAGRLRSACGDEAIVARMGGDEFAILVRHGSSLESATIADYALAALAPPCHIDGHVIRVGASVGVAEWPNDGNTQEALFETADRALYAAKAEVSGQHDTVRRKNRSDPKKAT; this is translated from the coding sequence ATGAGAGCGATACTAGATAACCTTTGGCGGCAGACGTTCCCACCGGTGCCCGAATCAATCAGCGACGAATTTGCCGTGCTAAGCGCGACCCGGCTGCAAATTCAGTCGCGCTGGCTTTCGCTTGCCATGTTTCTAACTATTCCCATGGTGCTCTATGCCTCGATGCCGGGCACGTCGCCGATGATCCGCTTTGGTGTTCCGATTGCCGTCGGCTCGTCCTGCCTGATTTGCTTTCTTGCGTTGATTAAGGATCGCAATGCATCCGGAAGCGCCGAATTAGCCAGAAAGTTCATCACAGAATCAGCGGTATTCTCCGCCACAATCTGCGTCTTGGTCAGCATATGGTGCCTCAATAGCTGGTTTAACGCGCCGCCGGAAATGAAGCTATTCTATCCTTTCACATTGGCCATGGGTTCGCTGACAACCATCTATTGCCTCTCCACGGTGCGCTGGGCAGCAATATTGAATATTGTGATCGGGATAATCCCAATAACGGCACTGCTGCTTTTGACAGCCGATCGCGTTTATATGTCGGCTGCTGCAAGCCTCACCATGGTGACGATATTCCTCTTTCGCATGATCACTCAGCAGAATAATCAATTTATCAAACTGTTGCTGCTGCGCCGCGAGATGCAAGACTTGGCAAATACCGATCCATTGACCGGTCTGCACAACCGGCGCGCTCTATCTGAATTTCTGGAACAAGAAATTGCGACTAATAAGAGTGAGGGCGGGTTTGCCATCGCGCTGATGGATCTCGATGGTTTTAAACCGGTAAACGATCAATATGGGCACGCGATTGGCGACAAGCTGCTTATTGAAATAGCGGGTCGCCTGCGCTCAGCTTGCGGCGATGAGGCCATTGTAGCGCGCATGGGCGGTGATGAATTTGCGATTTTGGTGCGCCATGGGTCGTCGCTGGAAAGCGCAACCATAGCCGACTACGCGCTGGCTGCTCTTGCGCCGCCATGTCATATTGATGGCCATGTCATTCGGGTGGGGGCAAGCGTCGGTGTCGCGGAATGGCCAAATGATGGAAATACCCAGGAAGCCTTGTTTGAAACTGCCGATCGGGCGCTTTACGCTGCAAAAGCAGAGGTGTCCGGTCAACATGATACCGTCCGGCGCAAGAATCGCAGCGATCCTAAAAAAGCGACTTGA
- the rpoC gene encoding DNA-directed RNA polymerase subunit beta', with translation MNQVTNFANPIAKPETFDQIQIGLASPERIRSWSFGEIKKPETINYRTFKPERDGLFCARIFGPVKDYECLCGKYKRMKYKGIVCEKCGVEVTVTKVRRERMGHIDLAAPVAHIWFLKSLPSRIGLLLDMQLKQLERVLYFESYVVIEPGLTALEKFQLLTEDEMLEAQDEYGEDAFSAGIGAEAVKIMLQDLDLKQERDDLMEELRVTKSTLKPKKIIKRLKVVESFIDSGNKPEWMILEIIPVIPPELRPLVPLDGGRFATSDLNDLYRRVINRNNRLKRLMELRAPDIIVRNEKRMLQESVDALFDNGRRGRTITGANKRPLKSLSDMLKGKQGRFRQNLLGKRVDYSGRSVIVTGPELKLHQCGLPKKMALELFKPFIYARLDAKGLSMTLKQAKKWVEKERKEVWDILEEVIREHPVMLNRAPTLHRLGIQAFEPVLIEGKAIQLHPLVCSAFNADFDGDQMAVHVPLSLEAQLEARVLMMSTNNILSPANGKPIIVPSQDMVLGIYYLTMDRKGEPGEGMMLTDMAEVHQALEVGAVTLHSKIIARVPQTDEDGNEIMKRFETTPGRMLIAECLPQSHKVPFDIVNRLLTKKEVGDVIDQVYRHTGQKDTVLFADAIMGLGFRHACKAGISFGKDDMIIPDSKDKTVDETRALVADYEQQYQDGLITQQEKYNKVIDAWSRCGDTVANAMMDELAATPLDENGREKEINAIYMMSHSGARGSPAQMKQLGGMRGLMAKPSGEIIETPIISNFKEGLTVLEYFNSTHGARKGLADTALKTANSGYLTRRLVDVSQDCTIVEDDCKTENALEMKAIVQGGSVIASLGERILGRTMAEDIVDSKDDSVVIKSGTLLDEAAIKVIEELGIQSARIRSPLVCESKMGVCGTCYGRDLARGTPVNIGEAVGVIAAQSIGEPGTQLTMRTFHIGGAAQLNEQSNLESVAEGTVEYRDMPVIEDKNGRFLSLARSGVIAVIDNDGRERSADKVPYGTSVLIKDGAKVKLGDRLAEWDPFTMPMITEKPGVIKYQDVIEGKTMTEITDEATGIAQRVIMEYRASGRGANKEDLRPRMTLLDENSGEAGRYMLANGATLSAADGQTVEAGDVIARVSREAAKTRDITGGLPRVAELFEARIPKDNSIIAKIDGRIEYVRDYKAKRKIAIIPEEGDPVEYLVPKTKVIDVQEGDFVKKGDNLVSGSPDPHDILEVMGVEALAEYLVAEIQEVYRLQGVKINDKHIETIVRQMLQKVEITNGGDTTLLPGEQIDKEEMLEYNAKLTKKQTPAEGKPVLLGITKASLQTRSFISAASFQETTRVLTQAAVEGKKDQLIGLKENVIVGRLIPAGTGAGMNRARIAATSRDAALRAQQQKMVDAMQAAEDLKAEEVAKAAAPVTAEPTAEDVFAAPAAEADVAVAEAPVDEAEAPADAAEATGKED, from the coding sequence ATGAACCAAGTAACAAATTTCGCAAATCCGATCGCAAAGCCGGAAACATTTGACCAGATACAAATCGGTCTTGCCTCACCTGAGCGCATCCGCAGCTGGTCATTCGGTGAAATTAAAAAGCCGGAAACCATCAACTACCGTACGTTCAAACCAGAGCGGGACGGTCTGTTCTGCGCCCGTATCTTTGGTCCGGTAAAGGACTACGAATGCCTGTGCGGCAAGTACAAGCGCATGAAATACAAAGGCATCGTCTGCGAGAAATGCGGCGTTGAAGTCACAGTAACCAAGGTCCGCCGTGAGCGCATGGGTCATATCGACCTTGCCGCTCCTGTTGCGCATATCTGGTTCCTGAAATCGCTGCCATCGCGCATCGGTTTGCTTCTCGACATGCAGCTCAAGCAGCTTGAGCGTGTGCTCTATTTCGAAAGCTATGTCGTTATCGAGCCTGGTTTGACAGCATTGGAAAAATTCCAGCTGCTGACCGAAGACGAAATGCTCGAAGCGCAGGATGAATATGGCGAAGACGCTTTCTCTGCCGGTATCGGTGCGGAAGCAGTCAAGATCATGCTGCAGGATCTCGATCTGAAGCAGGAACGCGACGATCTGATGGAAGAACTGCGGGTTACCAAATCCACATTGAAACCAAAGAAGATCATCAAGCGCCTGAAAGTTGTCGAAAGTTTTATCGATTCTGGTAACAAGCCGGAATGGATGATCCTTGAGATTATTCCGGTTATTCCGCCTGAGTTGCGTCCTCTTGTTCCTTTGGATGGTGGCCGATTCGCAACCTCCGATCTGAACGATCTCTATCGCCGCGTGATCAACCGGAACAACCGCCTGAAACGCCTGATGGAACTGCGCGCGCCGGACATCATCGTCCGTAACGAGAAGCGTATGCTTCAGGAATCCGTTGATGCGCTGTTTGACAACGGTCGTCGTGGTCGCACGATTACCGGCGCAAACAAACGTCCTCTGAAATCTCTCAGCGACATGCTGAAAGGCAAGCAGGGCCGTTTCCGGCAGAACCTTCTTGGCAAACGCGTCGACTATTCCGGTCGTTCCGTCATTGTGACCGGTCCTGAGCTGAAACTGCATCAGTGCGGTCTGCCCAAAAAGATGGCACTTGAACTGTTCAAGCCGTTTATCTACGCGCGCCTCGACGCCAAGGGTCTTTCGATGACGCTCAAACAGGCTAAGAAATGGGTCGAGAAAGAGCGCAAGGAAGTCTGGGATATCCTCGAGGAAGTGATCCGCGAGCATCCCGTAATGCTGAACCGCGCGCCTACGCTGCACCGTTTGGGCATCCAGGCATTTGAGCCGGTACTGATCGAAGGCAAGGCTATCCAGCTTCACCCGCTGGTTTGTTCCGCCTTTAACGCCGACTTTGACGGTGACCAAATGGCCGTTCACGTTCCGCTTTCACTGGAAGCGCAGCTGGAAGCCCGTGTCTTGATGATGTCCACCAACAACATCCTTTCACCAGCAAACGGCAAACCAATTATCGTTCCTTCACAGGATATGGTTTTGGGCATCTATTATCTGACAATGGATCGCAAAGGCGAACCCGGCGAAGGCATGATGCTCACCGACATGGCCGAAGTGCATCAGGCATTGGAAGTTGGCGCGGTTACGCTCCACTCCAAGATCATCGCGCGTGTTCCTCAGACCGATGAAGACGGCAATGAAATCATGAAGCGGTTTGAAACAACCCCGGGCCGGATGCTGATTGCGGAATGTTTGCCGCAATCGCACAAGGTACCGTTTGACATTGTAAACCGCTTGCTGACGAAGAAAGAAGTCGGTGATGTGATCGATCAGGTTTACCGTCACACTGGACAGAAAGACACAGTGCTGTTTGCCGATGCGATCATGGGCCTTGGCTTCCGCCATGCCTGCAAGGCCGGCATCTCCTTTGGTAAGGATGATATGATCATCCCGGACTCCAAAGACAAAACAGTGGACGAAACCCGCGCTTTGGTGGCTGACTACGAGCAGCAGTATCAAGACGGCCTGATCACCCAGCAGGAAAAATATAACAAGGTTATTGACGCCTGGTCGCGCTGTGGTGACACGGTTGCGAATGCGATGATGGACGAACTGGCGGCAACCCCGCTCGACGAGAATGGCCGCGAAAAAGAGATCAACGCGATTTACATGATGAGCCACTCCGGTGCGCGTGGTTCGCCAGCGCAGATGAAGCAGCTTGGCGGTATGCGCGGCTTGATGGCGAAACCTTCTGGCGAGATTATTGAAACACCAATTATCTCGAACTTTAAGGAAGGCCTGACGGTTCTTGAGTATTTCAACTCCACCCACGGTGCGCGTAAAGGTCTCGCGGATACGGCGTTGAAAACCGCTAACTCGGGCTATCTGACCCGCCGTCTCGTTGATGTTTCGCAGGATTGTACGATCGTTGAAGACGATTGTAAGACTGAAAACGCGCTGGAGATGAAAGCGATTGTTCAGGGCGGTTCGGTTATCGCATCCTTGGGCGAACGTATTTTGGGCCGGACTATGGCTGAAGATATTGTAGACAGCAAAGACGACAGCGTTGTGATCAAATCGGGCACATTGCTTGACGAAGCAGCCATCAAGGTGATCGAAGAACTCGGAATTCAGTCGGCTCGCATTCGCTCTCCTCTGGTTTGCGAATCCAAAATGGGTGTCTGTGGCACTTGTTACGGACGTGATCTTGCTCGCGGTACACCGGTTAATATCGGCGAAGCGGTTGGTGTTATCGCTGCCCAGTCTATCGGTGAGCCTGGTACACAGCTAACGATGCGGACCTTCCACATCGGCGGCGCAGCACAGCTGAACGAGCAATCCAATCTGGAATCCGTTGCTGAGGGTACGGTTGAATATCGCGACATGCCGGTGATCGAGGACAAGAACGGACGGTTCCTGTCACTCGCTCGCTCCGGTGTTATTGCCGTGATCGACAATGATGGCCGCGAACGGTCTGCTGATAAAGTGCCTTATGGTACCAGCGTGCTGATCAAAGATGGCGCGAAGGTTAAATTGGGCGATCGTCTGGCTGAATGGGATCCGTTCACGATGCCAATGATTACCGAGAAACCGGGTGTCATTAAATATCAGGACGTGATCGAAGGCAAAACGATGACCGAGATTACCGACGAGGCGACCGGTATCGCCCAGCGCGTAATCATGGAATATCGGGCTTCCGGCCGCGGAGCCAACAAGGAAGATCTGCGTCCGCGGATGACTTTGCTGGACGAGAATAGCGGCGAAGCAGGTCGCTACATGCTGGCCAACGGAGCGACGTTGTCAGCTGCCGATGGTCAGACTGTTGAAGCTGGCGACGTTATTGCCCGTGTCTCTCGCGAAGCAGCGAAAACGCGTGATATTACCGGTGGTTTGCCACGCGTTGCTGAATTGTTCGAAGCACGTATTCCAAAGGACAACTCGATCATCGCCAAAATTGATGGCCGGATCGAATATGTTCGCGATTATAAAGCAAAACGTAAAATCGCGATTATTCCGGAAGAGGGCGATCCGGTTGAGTATCTCGTGCCGAAGACAAAAGTCATCGACGTGCAAGAGGGCGACTTTGTGAAGAAGGGCGATAATCTGGTTTCCGGTTCGCCTGATCCGCATGACATTTTGGAAGTCATGGGCGTTGAAGCTCTGGCCGAATATCTGGTTGCGGAAATTCAGGAAGTGTACCGTCTGCAGGGCGTGAAAATCAACGATAAGCACATTGAAACGATTGTTCGTCAGATGCTGCAAAAAGTTGAGATCACCAATGGTGGCGATACAACCCTTCTTCCTGGCGAGCAAATCGACAAGGAAGAGATGCTGGAATATAACGCCAAGCTAACCAAAAAGCAGACCCCTGCTGAAGGTAAGCCAGTATTGCTCGGCATCACCAAAGCATCGCTGCAAACGCGTTCATTTATCTCTGCTGCTTCTTTCCAGGAAACCACCCGGGTACTTACCCAGGCGGCGGTTGAAGGGAAGAAGGATCAGCTAATCGGCCTCAAGGAAAACGTGATCGTTGGACGCTTGATCCCGGCTGGTACAGGTGCAGGCATGAACCGTGCGCGCATCGCAGCAACCAGCCGCGATGCGGCTCTTCGGGCGCAACAGCAAAAAATGGTCGATGCCATGCAGGCTGCCGAAGATCTGAAGGCGGAAGAAGTTGCCAAGGCTGCGGCTCCAGTTACAGCAGAACCGACCGCTGAGGATGTTTTTGCAGCGCCGGCCGCAGAAGCGGACGTGGCAGTGGCGGAAGCGCCAGTCGATGAAGCCGAAGCGCCCGCAGACGCAGCAGAAGCGACTGGCAAGGAAGACTAA
- the rpoB gene encoding DNA-directed RNA polymerase subunit beta: MATQAASVKTTAPTPTRKKRIRKIFGDIHEVIEMPNLIEVQRESYEQFLRSDPSVGYVSGLEKTLRSVFPIRDFAGTAEMDFVNYVLEDPKYNVEECRQRGITYAAPMKVTLRLIVFEVDPETEARSVLDIKEQDVYMGDMPLMTKNGTFVINGTERVIVSQMHRSPGVLFDHDRGKTHSSGKFLFAARVIPYRGSWLDFEFDAKDIVNVRIDRKRKLPVTALLRSLGDAILEVKEKKPPFKVGEMVRVGGMKQPAEITEVEGNRITIKEPMGAIEIGGKIEDEGRTKSAEITGILKQGYSEEDILNLFYDRITYKRASKKNGGGWTIPFVSEQWRGQKPTFDIVDAESGEVVFAAGTKITPRGAAKAQSDGMTNVVIPTEEIFGRYSAFDLINEKTGEIYIEAGDEVTVENLEKLDGAGIDHLELLDIDHVTTGPWIRNTLKVDKADDRDGALSDIYRVMRPGEPPTRETAEALFEGLFFDPDRYDLSAVGRVKLNMRLELDAPDDYTILRKEDILAVVKTLVDLKDGKGEVDDIDNLGNRRVRSVGELLENQYRVGLLRMERAVKERMSSVDVSTVMPNDLINAKPAVATVREFFGSSQLSQFMDQTNPLSEVTHKRRVSALGPGGLTRERAGFEVRDVHPTHYGRICPIETPEGPNIGLINSLASFSRVNKYGFIETPYRKVVDNKVTDDVVYLSAMEEQKHTVAQANADLNEDGSFVEEIVSSRQAGEFLMALRDTITLMDVSPKQLVSVAASLIPFLENDDANRALMGSNMQRQAVPLVKAEAPFVGTGMEETVARDSGAAISARRGGIVDQVDATRIVIRAQGDVEAGKSGVDIYTLQKFQRSNQNTCINQRPLVKVGEMVQEGDTIADGPSTDMGELALGKNSLVAFMPWNGYNYEDSILISERIVKDDVFTSIHIEEFEVMARDTKLGPEDITRDIPNVGEEALRNLDEAGIVYIGAEIEPGDILVGKITPKGESPMTPEEKLLRAIFGEKASDVRDTSLRLPPGVAGTVVEVRVFNRHGIDKDERALAIEREEISRFTKDRDDERAILNRATFNALKDMLIGQTATSAPKPMKKGATITEESLAELEQVDWWKIAVKDDKFQSDFEATRGQYDEAIKEINERFEDRREKLERGDELSPGVLKMVKVFVAVKRKLQPGDKMAGRHGNKGVISRILPQEDMPFLEDGTPVDIVLNPLGVPSRMNVGQIFETHLGWAARGLGEQVTKALEEWKLANPDPQAASPPDAVRDRLKAIYGEQYHEDIDSRDTDEIVEMVGHLRHGIPMGTPVFDGAHESDVSDMLELAGLDRSGQVNLYDGRTGDKFDRKVTVGYIYMLKLHHLVDDKIHARSIGPYSLVTQQPLGGKAQFGGQRFGEMEVWALQAYGAAYTLQEMLTVKSDDVIGRTKVYEAIVKGDDTFEAGVPESFNVLVKEMRSLGLNVQLSSFGDEDEEGGDGIAIAAE, from the coding sequence ATGGCTACCCAAGCAGCGTCTGTTAAAACGACGGCTCCGACCCCAACCCGCAAGAAGCGTATTCGCAAAATCTTTGGCGACATTCATGAAGTCATCGAAATGCCGAATCTCATCGAGGTGCAGCGCGAGTCGTATGAGCAATTCCTACGCTCTGATCCTTCCGTTGGTTATGTTTCCGGTCTGGAAAAAACACTGCGCAGCGTATTCCCGATCCGCGATTTTGCCGGCACTGCCGAAATGGACTTCGTCAACTATGTGCTCGAAGATCCTAAATATAATGTCGAAGAATGTCGCCAGCGCGGCATCACCTATGCTGCTCCGATGAAAGTAACGCTGCGCCTGATCGTATTTGAAGTTGATCCGGAAACAGAAGCGCGTTCGGTTCTCGATATTAAAGAACAAGACGTTTATATGGGCGACATGCCTTTGATGACCAAGAACGGCACCTTCGTCATCAACGGCACAGAGCGCGTTATTGTCAGCCAGATGCACCGTTCGCCCGGCGTTTTGTTTGACCATGACCGCGGCAAAACCCATTCGTCCGGCAAATTCCTGTTCGCCGCCCGCGTTATTCCTTACCGTGGTAGCTGGCTGGACTTTGAATTTGACGCGAAAGACATCGTCAACGTCCGTATCGACCGGAAACGTAAATTGCCCGTGACCGCATTGCTGCGTTCGCTTGGTGATGCCATTCTTGAAGTCAAAGAAAAGAAGCCGCCGTTCAAGGTTGGCGAAATGGTTCGCGTTGGCGGTATGAAGCAGCCTGCTGAAATCACTGAGGTCGAAGGCAATCGCATCACCATCAAAGAACCTATGGGTGCGATTGAAATCGGTGGCAAGATTGAAGATGAAGGCCGCACCAAATCGGCTGAAATCACTGGCATCCTGAAGCAGGGTTATTCCGAGGAAGACATCCTCAACCTGTTTTATGATCGCATTACTTACAAGCGCGCTTCCAAAAAGAACGGCGGCGGCTGGACTATCCCGTTTGTTTCGGAGCAATGGCGCGGCCAGAAGCCGACCTTTGATATTGTCGATGCAGAAAGTGGCGAAGTCGTTTTTGCGGCAGGCACCAAGATTACACCACGCGGCGCTGCCAAGGCCCAATCTGACGGCATGACAAATGTCGTTATTCCAACAGAAGAAATTTTCGGTCGCTACAGCGCGTTTGATCTGATTAACGAGAAAACCGGCGAAATTTACATCGAAGCTGGTGACGAAGTGACGGTTGAAAATCTCGAGAAGCTGGATGGTGCCGGTATCGATCATCTGGAACTGCTGGATATCGACCATGTCACCACCGGTCCGTGGATCCGCAACACGCTGAAAGTCGACAAAGCGGATGACCGTGATGGTGCGCTGTCCGATATTTATCGCGTCATGCGCCCCGGCGAACCACCAACCCGCGAAACAGCAGAAGCGCTGTTCGAAGGCCTGTTCTTTGACCCTGATCGCTATGACCTCAGCGCAGTGGGCCGTGTAAAATTGAACATGCGTCTCGAACTGGATGCTCCGGATGATTACACAATTTTGCGCAAGGAAGACATTCTTGCCGTTGTCAAAACCCTCGTCGATCTGAAAGATGGCAAGGGCGAAGTCGATGATATTGACAACCTTGGCAACCGCCGTGTTCGTTCTGTTGGTGAACTGCTGGAAAACCAGTATCGGGTTGGCCTCCTGCGCATGGAGCGCGCTGTTAAAGAGCGCATGTCCAGCGTCGATGTATCCACTGTGATGCCAAACGATCTAATCAATGCGAAACCTGCGGTTGCAACCGTTCGCGAATTCTTCGGCTCCTCGCAACTTTCGCAATTTATGGATCAGACCAACCCGCTTTCGGAAGTTACCCATAAACGCCGCGTTTCAGCATTGGGCCCCGGTGGTCTGACGCGTGAACGCGCTGGCTTTGAAGTCCGCGACGTTCACCCTACCCACTATGGCCGTATCTGCCCGATTGAAACGCCGGAAGGCCCGAACATCGGTCTGATCAACTCGCTGGCATCATTTAGCCGCGTGAATAAATACGGCTTTATCGAAACGCCATACCGGAAAGTCGTCGACAATAAAGTGACTGACGATGTGGTCTATCTCTCCGCCATGGAAGAGCAGAAGCATACGGTTGCGCAGGCAAACGCTGACCTTAATGAGGACGGCAGCTTCGTGGAAGAAATCGTCTCTTCACGTCAGGCCGGTGAATTCCTTATGGCGCTGCGCGACACCATTACCCTGATGGACGTTTCGCCGAAACAGCTCGTATCGGTCGCAGCTTCGCTCATTCCTTTCCTGGAAAACGATGACGCCAACCGCGCACTCATGGGATCGAACATGCAACGTCAGGCTGTGCCTTTGGTGAAAGCCGAAGCGCCGTTTGTCGGAACCGGCATGGAAGAAACCGTCGCCCGCGATTCCGGCGCTGCCATCTCGGCGCGCCGCGGCGGTATCGTCGACCAAGTCGATGCAACCCGTATCGTTATCCGCGCGCAAGGCGATGTCGAAGCTGGCAAATCCGGCGTGGATATTTACACGCTGCAAAAATTCCAGCGTTCCAACCAAAACACCTGCATCAACCAGCGACCGCTGGTGAAGGTGGGCGAAATGGTTCAGGAAGGCGACACAATCGCTGATGGTCCTTCGACAGATATGGGTGAACTGGCGCTGGGCAAGAACAGCCTCGTCGCGTTCATGCCCTGGAATGGCTATAACTACGAGGATAGCATCCTCATCAGCGAACGTATCGTGAAAGACGATGTCTTCACTTCGATCCATATCGAGGAATTTGAAGTCATGGCGCGCGATACCAAGCTTGGCCCCGAAGATATCACGCGTGATATTCCCAATGTCGGTGAGGAAGCGCTGCGCAACCTTGATGAAGCCGGCATTGTTTACATTGGCGCTGAGATCGAGCCGGGCGATATTCTCGTCGGCAAAATTACCCCAAAAGGCGAAAGCCCGATGACGCCGGAAGAAAAACTTCTGCGCGCGATCTTTGGTGAAAAAGCATCCGATGTTCGCGATACCTCGTTGCGCCTGCCTCCCGGTGTTGCCGGTACTGTCGTTGAAGTGCGCGTATTTAACCGCCACGGCATCGACAAAGACGAACGCGCTCTGGCGATTGAACGCGAAGAAATTTCGCGCTTCACGAAAGATAGAGATGACGAGCGCGCCATCCTCAACCGTGCAACCTTCAATGCATTGAAAGACATGCTGATCGGTCAAACCGCAACCTCTGCGCCAAAACCGATGAAGAAAGGCGCGACGATTACCGAGGAAAGCCTTGCCGAACTCGAGCAGGTTGATTGGTGGAAAATCGCGGTCAAGGACGACAAGTTCCAGTCCGATTTTGAAGCGACCCGCGGCCAATATGACGAAGCGATCAAAGAGATTAACGAACGCTTTGAAGATCGCCGTGAGAAGCTGGAGCGTGGTGATGAATTGTCGCCAGGCGTATTGAAAATGGTCAAAGTCTTCGTCGCGGTTAAGCGCAAGCTGCAACCGGGCGATAAAATGGCTGGCCGTCACGGAAACAAGGGGGTCATCTCCCGCATTCTTCCGCAGGAAGATATGCCCTTCCTCGAAGATGGTACGCCGGTAGACATCGTGCTCAATCCGTTGGGCGTGCCTTCGCGTATGAATGTCGGGCAGATTTTTGAAACCCACCTTGGCTGGGCCGCACGCGGCTTGGGTGAGCAGGTAACGAAAGCGCTGGAAGAGTGGAAGCTGGCTAACCCGGATCCGCAAGCAGCATCTCCGCCTGACGCAGTGAGAGATCGCCTGAAAGCGATTTACGGTGAGCAATATCATGAAGATATTGACAGCCGCGATACCGATGAGATTGTCGAAATGGTTGGCCATCTGCGGCATGGTATCCCGATGGGAACGCCAGTGTTTGACGGTGCGCATGAAAGCGATGTTTCCGATATGCTCGAGCTGGCAGGTCTGGATCGTAGCGGTCAGGTAAACCTCTATGACGGACGTACCGGCGACAAGTTCGATCGCAAAGTGACAGTGGGCTATATCTATATGCTCAAACTGCATCACTTGGTTGACGACAAGATCCACGCACGTTCCATCGGGCCTTACAGCCTTGTCACGCAGCAGCCGCTGGGCGGTAAAGCGCAGTTTGGCGGACAGCGGTTCGGGGAAATGGAAGTCTGGGCACTGCAAGCTTACGGCGCGGCTTACACGCTGCAGGAAATGCTGACAGTCAAATCCGATGACGTCATCGGACGGACCAAGGTTTACGAAGCAATCGTCAAAGGCGACGATACTTTTGAAGCCGGCGTGCCTGAAAGCTTCAACGTTCTGGTCAAGGAAATGCGGTCACTCGGCCTCAACGTCCAACTCTCCAGCTTCGGCGACGAAGATGAAGAAGGCGGCGACGGCATTGCGATAGCGGCGGAGTAA
- a CDS encoding DUF2975 domain-containing protein, translating to MTQTKESNDIVLKSARGILTFSKWALLVGISVVVLCLLAIPFTYQFLLAEMSKAFVNPPEPEMFGMIALIMILAIVMLLLTLFAVDRLRRIVNSVGEGNPFTHINGTRLRGIGIAAFAIQIVTFCASLLAIGVVTMLGDPKPGVDFEMPADASISVSGVLLVLLLIILARVFDRGAEMQEELEGTV from the coding sequence ATGACTCAGACCAAAGAATCAAATGATATCGTGCTGAAATCGGCGCGGGGAATATTGACTTTTAGCAAGTGGGCTTTGCTTGTTGGGATAAGCGTGGTCGTGCTTTGCTTACTGGCCATACCGTTCACATATCAATTTTTGCTGGCGGAAATGTCAAAGGCTTTTGTGAACCCGCCTGAGCCTGAAATGTTCGGGATGATCGCATTGATCATGATACTGGCGATTGTCATGTTGCTGCTGACGCTTTTTGCGGTCGATCGCCTGCGACGCATCGTGAACTCGGTTGGCGAGGGCAATCCATTTACACATATCAACGGCACCCGGCTGCGCGGGATCGGTATCGCGGCATTTGCAATCCAGATTGTTACATTTTGCGCTAGCCTGCTGGCTATTGGTGTTGTCACGATGCTCGGCGACCCGAAACCCGGCGTTGATTTTGAAATGCCAGCAGATGCCAGCATTTCAGTGTCCGGCGTGCTGCTGGTCCTGCTTCTGATCATCCTTGCAAGGGTATTTGACCGCGGTGCCGAGATGCAGGAAGAGTTGGAAGGGACGGTCTAA
- a CDS encoding helix-turn-helix domain-containing protein, whose protein sequence is MAISVKLDDLLHDNRMTLTELAERVDITLANLSILKTGKAKAMRFTTLEAICRELKCQPGDLLAFEDKEPDQ, encoded by the coding sequence ATGGCAATTTCCGTCAAACTCGACGATCTGCTGCACGATAACCGCATGACCCTGACCGAATTGGCCGAGCGTGTCGACATCACGCTGGCCAATCTGTCGATCCTGAAAACCGGCAAGGCCAAGGCGATGCGGTTTACGACGCTGGAAGCGATTTGCCGGGAATTGAAATGCCAGCCGGGGGATTTGCTGGCGTTTGAAGATAAGGAACCTGACCAGTGA